A part of Ursus arctos isolate Adak ecotype North America chromosome X, UrsArc2.0, whole genome shotgun sequence genomic DNA contains:
- the C1GALT1C1 gene encoding C1GALT1-specific chaperone 1 produces the protein MLSESSSFLKGVMLGSIFCALITMLGHVRIGHGNRMHQHEHHHLQAPNKEDILKISEDERMELSKSFRVYCIILVKPKDVSLWAAVRETWTKHCDKAEFFSSENVKVFESINMETDDIWLMMRKAYKYAFDKYRDQYNWFFLARPTTFAIIENLKYFLLKKDPSQPFYLGHTIKSGDLEYVSVEGGIVLSIESMKRLNGLLGIPEKCPEQGGMIWKISEDKQLAVCLKYAGVFAENAEDSEGKDVFNTKSVGLFIKEAMTNHPNLVVEGCCSDMAVTFNGLTPNQMHVMMYGVYRLRAFGHIFHDALVFLPPNGSDND, from the coding sequence ATGCTTTCTGAAAGCAGTTCATTTTTGAAGGGTGTGATGCTCGGAAGCATTTTCTGTGCCTTGATCACTATGCTAGGACACGTTAGGATTGGTCATGGAAATAGAATGCACCAGCATGAGCATCATCACCTGCAAGCGCCTAATAAAGAAGATATCTTGAAAATTTCAGAGGATGAACGCATGGAGCTCAGTAAGAGCTTTCGGGTATACTGCATCATCCTTGTAAAACCCAAAGATGTGAGTCTTTGGGCTGCAGTGAGGGAGACTTGGACCAAACACTGTGACAAAGCAGAGTTCTTCAGTTCTGAAAATGTTAAAGTGTTTGAGTCAATTAACATGGAAACAGATGACATATGGCTAATGATGAGAAAAGCTTACAAATATGCCTTTGATAAATACAGAGACCAATACAACTGGTTCTTCCTTGCACGCCCCACTACGTTTGCTATTAttgaaaatttaaagtattttttgttaaaaaaggaTCCATCACAACCTTTCTATCTAGGCCACACTATAAAATCGGGAGACCTTGAATATGTGAGTGTAGAAGGAGGCATCGTCTTAAGTATAGAATCGATGAAAAGACTTAACGGCCTCCTCGGTATCCCTGAAAAGTGTCCTGAACAGGGAGGGATGATTTGGAAGATATCTGAAGATAAGCAGCTAGCAGTCTGCCTGAAATACGCTGGGGTGTTTGCAGAAAACGCAGAAGATTCTGAAGGAAAAGATGTATTTAATACCAAATCCGTCGGGCTTTTTATTAAAGAGGCAATGACTAACCACCCCAACCTTGTGGTAGAAGGATGCTGTTCAGATATGGCTGTTACTTTTAATGGACTGACTCCCAATCAGATGCATGTGATGATGTATGGGGTATACCGTCTTAGGGCATTTGGACATATTTTCCACGATGCATTGGTTTTCTTACCTCCAAATGGTTCTGACAATGACTGA